The following are from one region of the Streptomyces changanensis genome:
- the glgP gene encoding alpha-glucan family phosphorylase gives MKAIRRFTVRPVLPEPLRPLSDLARNLRWSWHAETRELFQAVDPEGWRAAGGDPVRLLGTVSAARLGELARDRRFLRRLTAAADDLDDYLRGRRWYQNHAEGGGDEPPAAVAYFSPEFGVTAALPQYSGGLGILAGDHLKAASDLGVPLVGVGLLYRHGYFRQSLSRDGWQLEHYPLLDPNELPLTLLRRPDATPVRISLALPGGRSLFAHVWVAQVGRVPLLMLDSDVEENGPGERNVTDRLYGGGSEHRLLQEMLLGIGGVRAVRAYCALTGHPAPEVFHTNEGHAGFLGLERIRELTDQDTDFDAALEAVRAGTVFTTHTPVPAGIDRFDRDLVARHFGPGAELPDVDVTRLLQLGRETYPGGEPHVFNMAVMGLRLAQRANGVSTLHGSVSRSMFSGLWPGFDAEEVPITSITNGVHAPTWVAPEVLRLGARRIGAQRAEDALSVGGSERWDAFAEIDDAAVWELRRELREQLVHEVRTRLRASWRERGAGSAELGWIDGVLDPDVLTIGFARRVPSYKRLTLMLRDRDRLREMLLHPTRPVQIVVAGKAHPADDGGKRLVREMVRFADDPRVRHRIVFLPDYGMGMARKLYPGCDVWLNNPLRPLEACGTSGMKAALNGCLNLSVRDGWWDEWYDPDFGWEIPTADGPTTDEERRDDLEAHALYELIEQRVAPRFYDRGANGLPERWIEMVRRTITSLGPKVVAGRMVREYVERLYTPAARAHRALDLEGAGELAAWKARVRAAWPGVAVDHVEADESSEVAELGATLALRVRVTLGELQPEDVEVQAVAGRVDTRDALADARTFPLKPAGGGGPDQQGRWVYEGPLSLDRTGPFGYTVRVLPAHRLLAAGADLGLVALPAESPGEGAGVLLR, from the coding sequence GTGAAGGCCATCCGTCGGTTCACCGTCCGCCCCGTCCTGCCCGAACCCCTCCGACCCCTCAGCGACCTCGCGCGGAACCTGCGCTGGTCCTGGCACGCCGAGACCCGTGAGCTGTTCCAGGCCGTCGACCCCGAGGGGTGGCGCGCGGCCGGCGGCGACCCGGTGCGGCTTCTCGGCACCGTCTCCGCCGCGCGGCTCGGCGAACTCGCCCGCGACCGGCGGTTCCTGCGCCGCCTGACCGCCGCCGCCGACGACCTCGACGACTACCTGCGCGGCCGCCGCTGGTACCAGAACCACGCGGAGGGGGGTGGCGACGAACCCCCCGCGGCCGTCGCCTACTTCTCCCCGGAGTTCGGCGTCACCGCCGCGCTGCCCCAGTACTCCGGCGGCCTCGGCATCCTCGCCGGGGACCACCTCAAGGCCGCCAGCGACCTCGGCGTCCCGCTGGTGGGCGTCGGCCTGCTCTACCGGCACGGCTACTTCCGCCAGTCGCTCTCCCGCGACGGCTGGCAGCTGGAGCACTACCCGCTCCTCGACCCCAACGAGCTGCCCCTGACCCTGCTGCGCCGCCCCGACGCCACCCCGGTCCGGATCTCCCTCGCCCTGCCGGGCGGCCGCTCCCTCTTCGCCCACGTGTGGGTGGCGCAGGTCGGCCGGGTCCCGCTCCTCATGCTCGACTCGGACGTCGAGGAGAACGGGCCGGGCGAGCGGAACGTCACCGACCGGCTCTACGGCGGGGGCAGCGAGCACCGGCTCCTGCAGGAGATGCTCCTGGGGATAGGAGGTGTCCGGGCCGTACGGGCGTACTGCGCCCTCACCGGCCACCCCGCCCCGGAGGTGTTCCACACCAACGAGGGCCACGCCGGCTTCCTGGGCCTGGAGCGCATCAGGGAGCTGACCGATCAGGACACCGACTTCGACGCCGCCCTGGAGGCCGTGCGGGCCGGGACGGTGTTCACCACGCACACGCCCGTGCCCGCCGGCATCGATCGCTTCGACCGCGACCTCGTCGCCCGCCACTTCGGCCCCGGCGCCGAGCTCCCGGACGTGGACGTCACGCGCCTGCTCCAGCTGGGCCGCGAGACGTACCCGGGCGGCGAGCCGCACGTCTTCAACATGGCCGTCATGGGGCTGCGCCTCGCCCAGCGCGCCAACGGCGTCTCCACCCTGCACGGCTCGGTGAGCCGTTCGATGTTCTCCGGGCTGTGGCCCGGCTTCGACGCGGAGGAGGTGCCGATCACCTCCATCACCAACGGCGTCCACGCCCCCACCTGGGTGGCGCCCGAGGTGCTCCGGCTGGGCGCCCGCAGGATCGGTGCCCAGCGGGCCGAGGACGCCCTCAGCGTGGGCGGCTCGGAGCGCTGGGACGCCTTCGCCGAGATCGACGACGCCGCCGTCTGGGAGCTCCGCCGCGAGCTGCGCGAGCAGCTGGTGCACGAGGTGCGGACCCGGCTGCGGGCCTCCTGGCGGGAGCGCGGCGCCGGGTCGGCGGAGCTCGGCTGGATCGACGGGGTCCTTGACCCGGACGTCCTCACGATCGGCTTCGCCCGCCGGGTGCCGTCCTACAAGCGGCTCACGCTGATGCTCCGCGACCGCGACCGGCTCCGCGAGATGCTGCTGCACCCGACCCGGCCCGTCCAGATCGTCGTCGCGGGCAAGGCCCACCCGGCCGACGACGGGGGCAAGCGGCTGGTGCGGGAGATGGTCCGCTTCGCCGACGACCCGCGGGTCCGCCACCGCATCGTCTTCCTGCCGGACTACGGCATGGGGATGGCGCGGAAGCTCTACCCGGGGTGCGACGTCTGGCTCAACAACCCGCTGCGCCCGCTGGAGGCGTGCGGCACGAGCGGGATGAAGGCCGCGCTGAACGGCTGCCTCAACCTCTCGGTGCGGGACGGCTGGTGGGACGAGTGGTACGACCCGGACTTCGGCTGGGAGATCCCCACCGCCGACGGTCCGACCACCGACGAGGAGCGCCGCGACGACCTGGAGGCGCACGCCCTGTACGAGCTGATCGAGCAGCGGGTCGCGCCGCGCTTCTACGACCGGGGCGCGAACGGCCTGCCCGAGCGGTGGATCGAGATGGTCCGCCGCACCATCACCTCGCTCGGCCCGAAGGTGGTGGCGGGGCGCATGGTGCGCGAGTACGTCGAGCGGCTGTACACCCCGGCGGCGCGGGCCCACCGCGCGCTGGACCTGGAGGGGGCGGGCGAGCTGGCCGCCTGGAAGGCCCGGGTCCGCGCGGCCTGGCCGGGCGTGGCCGTCGACCACGTGGAGGCGGACGAGAGCAGCGAGGTCGCCGAGCTGGGCGCCACGCTCGCCCTGCGGGTCCGCGTCACCCTCGGCGAGCTGCAGCCGGAGGACGTGGAGGTGCAGGCGGTCGCGGGCCGGGTGGACACGCGGGACGCGCTCGCCGACGCCCGGACCTTCCCGCTGAAGCCGGCCGGCGGCGGCGGTCCCGACCAGCAGGGCCGTTGGGTGTACGAGGGTCCGCTGAGCCTGGACCGCACCGGGCCCTTCGGCTACACCGTGCGGGTGCTGCCCGCGCACCGGCTGCTCGCCGCCGGGGCGGACCTCGGGCTGGTGGCACTGCCGGCCGAGTCGCCGGGCGAGGGCGCGGGCGTCCTGCTGCGCTGA
- a CDS encoding DUF397 domain-containing protein — MKSSYSGNNSGNCIEIAPAFPGAVPVRDSKDPFGPVLAFDRAAWAAFVGAVRDGGLAE, encoded by the coding sequence ATCAAGAGCAGCTACAGCGGAAACAACAGCGGCAACTGCATCGAAATCGCCCCCGCTTTCCCCGGCGCCGTCCCCGTGCGTGACAGCAAGGACCCGTTCGGGCCCGTCCTCGCCTTCGACCGGGCCGCCTGGGCGGCGTTCGTCGGTGCCGTGCGTGACGGGGGCCTCGCTGAGTAG
- a CDS encoding helix-turn-helix domain-containing protein translates to MSRRNATGGAASTTAALFGEVLKHHREAAGLTQDALARDIPCDRSHIARVESGTRVPQDTFASRCDELLGTGGMLLRLWGKVDWYPNVEHPDWFERRVRMEAEAVVVREYQALVIPGLLQTAAYVRSLFSLHCPDAEEVEERVRARLSRQPRYLSPQGPLYIVVLDESCLRTVMGSPAVMRDQCAHLLDVAERPNIRLQVAPFADPRIDRPNTSLSLIRLPDGEELLYSESLLRGHFSTDPSDLARYNRTYDVMRADVLSARESAALIRNVMEGYEGHGQAKPPRGALDQEQLQRKQQRQLHRNRPRFPRRRPRA, encoded by the coding sequence GTGAGCAGGAGGAACGCGACGGGAGGGGCGGCGTCCACGACGGCCGCCCTCTTCGGCGAGGTGCTGAAGCACCACCGCGAGGCGGCGGGCCTCACCCAGGACGCCCTGGCCCGCGACATCCCCTGCGACCGCTCCCACATCGCTCGCGTCGAGTCGGGCACGCGGGTACCCCAGGACACCTTCGCGAGCCGCTGCGACGAGCTGCTGGGCACCGGCGGGATGCTGCTGCGGCTGTGGGGCAAGGTCGACTGGTATCCGAACGTCGAGCACCCGGACTGGTTCGAGCGACGGGTCCGCATGGAGGCGGAGGCCGTGGTCGTCCGCGAATACCAGGCCCTCGTCATTCCGGGGCTCTTGCAGACAGCCGCGTATGTGCGGTCGCTGTTCTCCCTCCACTGCCCTGACGCCGAAGAGGTCGAGGAACGCGTCCGGGCCCGCCTGAGTCGCCAACCCCGCTACCTGTCACCGCAGGGGCCGCTCTACATCGTGGTGTTGGACGAGAGTTGCCTACGGACGGTCATGGGAAGCCCAGCAGTCATGCGGGACCAGTGCGCGCACCTGCTCGATGTCGCCGAGCGGCCCAACATCCGCCTTCAGGTGGCGCCGTTCGCGGATCCGCGGATCGACCGCCCCAACACGTCGTTGTCATTGATCAGGCTGCCCGACGGGGAGGAGTTGCTGTACTCGGAATCGCTTCTCCGAGGTCATTTCAGCACGGACCCATCCGACTTGGCGCGCTACAACCGCACCTATGATGTGATGCGGGCGGATGTTCTGTCGGCTCGCGAATCAGCAGCCCTGATCAGGAACGTGATGGAAGGGTACGAAGGCCATGGACAGGCGAAACCTCCACGCGGCGCACTGGATCAAGAGCAGCTACAGCGGAAACAACAGCGGCAACTGCATCGAAATCGCCCCCGCTTTCCCCGGCGCCGTCCCCGTGCGTGA
- a CDS encoding helix-turn-helix domain-containing protein has translation MDPVSDRAALLTIGELARRTGLPVRTIRFWSDNGVVEPTDRSTGGYRLYDPDAVARLDLVRTLRELGLDLDTVRRVLARQVTVHDVAAAHLRAVEAELRTLHVRRAVLRRVARHGTTTEEMRLMHELTRMSADERQRIIDDFVHATFDGLPTDGPGGHIADAMRALPAELPTDPTSEQLDAWVELAELVGDEAFRARVREMAVAGAPTGPEPRPQGPDPALVAEHAGRAVREGVAPQSAAGREVLHRIVDPALAPADRARLADHLATFTDVRVERYWQLLGVLNGRPPFPPQAPAFTWLITALRA, from the coding sequence ATGGATCCCGTGAGCGACCGCGCCGCCCTGTTGACGATCGGCGAGCTCGCCCGCCGCACCGGACTGCCGGTGCGCACCATCCGCTTCTGGTCCGACAACGGCGTCGTCGAGCCGACCGACCGCTCCACGGGCGGCTACCGGCTCTACGACCCGGACGCCGTGGCCCGCCTCGACCTGGTCCGCACCCTGCGCGAACTGGGCCTGGACCTCGACACGGTCCGCCGGGTGCTGGCCCGGCAGGTCACCGTCCACGACGTGGCCGCGGCGCACCTGCGCGCCGTCGAGGCGGAGCTCCGCACGCTCCACGTGCGGCGCGCGGTGCTGCGGCGGGTGGCCCGGCACGGAACCACCACCGAGGAGATGAGACTCATGCACGAACTGACCCGGATGTCCGCCGACGAACGGCAGCGCATCATCGACGACTTCGTCCACGCCACCTTCGACGGCCTTCCCACCGACGGACCCGGCGGGCACATCGCCGACGCCATGCGCGCCCTCCCGGCGGAGCTGCCCACCGACCCCACCTCGGAACAGCTCGACGCCTGGGTGGAGCTGGCCGAACTGGTCGGCGACGAGGCATTCCGCGCCCGCGTGCGGGAGATGGCGGTGGCCGGCGCGCCCACCGGCCCGGAGCCGCGGCCGCAGGGCCCCGACCCCGCGCTGGTCGCCGAACACGCCGGCCGCGCGGTGCGCGAGGGCGTCGCCCCGCAGTCGGCCGCCGGCAGGGAGGTCCTGCACCGGATCGTCGACCCGGCCCTGGCCCCGGCGGACCGCGCCCGGCTCGCCGACCACCTGGCCACCTTCACGGACGTCCGGGTGGAGCGGTACTGGCAGCTGCTCGGGGTGCTCAACGGCCGGCCGCCGTTCCCGCCGCAGGCACCGGCCTTCACCTGGCTGATCACCGCCCTGCGGGCGTAG
- a CDS encoding M4 family metallopeptidase, translating into MRSTPSRRATATGALIAAAAMFAVGVQTGPASAGAAWGTAAPKGQAAGQADPGALPADLSPAQRTALIRAADAGKAETAKELGLGAQEKLVVRDVTQDRDGTTHTRYERTYAGLPVLGGDLLVTETKAGRTEAVAKAARAELKNVDLSADVAPAAAEKQALGAARAEGSKATEAQQAPRKVVWLAQGKPVLAYETVVGGLQHDGTPNELHVVTDAATGAKLYEWQAVHNGTGNTQYSGQVTLGTAQSGSNFTLTDTARGSHKTYNLNRGTSGTGTLFSGSDDVWGDGTPTNLETAGADAHYGAALTWDYYKNVHGRSGIRGDGVGAYSRVHYGNNYVNAFWQDSCFCMTYGDGSGNAKPLTSIDVAAHEMTHGLTSVTAKLVYSGESGGLNEATSDIFAAAVEFHANNAKDVGDYLVGEKIDIRGNGTPLRYMDKPSKDGSSKDAWYSGIGSIDVHYSSGPANHWFYLLSEGSGTKTINGVAYDSPTSDGLPVTGIGRDKAALIWFKALTTKFTSTTNYAGARTGTVAVATELYGAGSAEVKAVEHAWAGVNVGARPGGGDPGTGKVFENTADVSIPDNGAAVTSTVDVTGVAGNAPSALKVDVDIVHTWRGDLVVDLVAPDGSVYNLKPYSSSDSADNVKATYTVNASSEVANGAWKLRVQDRAAQDTGYINGFKLTFP; encoded by the coding sequence GTGAGATCCACGCCAAGCCGTCGCGCGACCGCGACGGGCGCTCTGATAGCCGCCGCCGCCATGTTCGCCGTGGGCGTCCAGACCGGACCCGCCTCCGCCGGCGCCGCATGGGGCACCGCGGCCCCGAAGGGCCAGGCCGCCGGCCAGGCCGATCCGGGCGCCCTCCCCGCCGACCTCTCCCCCGCCCAGCGCACCGCGCTCATCCGCGCGGCCGACGCGGGCAAGGCCGAGACCGCGAAGGAACTGGGTCTCGGCGCCCAGGAGAAGCTCGTCGTGCGCGACGTGACGCAGGACCGGGACGGCACGACCCACACGCGCTACGAGCGCACGTACGCCGGCCTGCCGGTCCTCGGCGGCGACCTCCTCGTCACCGAGACGAAGGCGGGGAGGACCGAGGCGGTCGCCAAGGCCGCCCGCGCGGAGCTGAAGAACGTCGACCTCAGCGCCGACGTCGCCCCGGCCGCGGCCGAGAAGCAGGCGCTCGGCGCCGCCCGCGCCGAGGGCTCGAAGGCCACCGAGGCGCAGCAGGCGCCCCGCAAGGTGGTGTGGCTCGCCCAGGGCAAGCCCGTCCTCGCGTACGAGACCGTCGTGGGCGGCCTCCAGCACGACGGCACCCCCAACGAGCTGCACGTGGTCACCGACGCCGCGACGGGCGCCAAGCTGTACGAGTGGCAGGCGGTCCACAACGGGACCGGCAACACCCAGTACAGCGGCCAGGTCACCCTGGGCACCGCCCAGTCCGGCAGCAACTTCACGCTGACCGACACGGCGCGCGGCAGCCACAAGACGTACAACCTCAACCGCGGCACCTCCGGCACCGGGACGCTCTTCTCCGGCTCCGACGACGTCTGGGGCGACGGCACGCCGACCAACCTGGAGACCGCGGGCGCCGACGCCCACTACGGCGCGGCCCTCACCTGGGACTACTACAAGAACGTGCACGGCCGCTCCGGCATCCGGGGTGATGGCGTCGGCGCGTACTCGCGCGTCCACTACGGCAACAACTACGTCAACGCGTTCTGGCAGGACAGCTGCTTCTGCATGACGTACGGCGACGGCTCCGGCAACGCCAAGCCGCTCACGTCCATCGACGTCGCCGCGCACGAGATGACGCACGGCCTGACCTCGGTCACGGCCAAGCTCGTCTACAGCGGCGAGTCCGGCGGCCTCAACGAGGCGACGTCCGACATCTTCGCCGCCGCGGTCGAGTTCCACGCGAACAACGCCAAGGACGTCGGCGACTACCTCGTCGGCGAGAAGATCGACATCCGCGGCAACGGCACCCCGCTGCGCTACATGGACAAGCCGAGCAAGGACGGCTCGTCCAAGGACGCCTGGTACTCGGGCATCGGCAGCATCGACGTCCACTACTCCTCGGGCCCGGCGAACCACTGGTTCTACCTGCTCTCCGAGGGCAGCGGCACCAAGACGATCAACGGCGTGGCCTACGACTCGCCGACCTCCGACGGGTTGCCCGTCACCGGCATCGGCCGCGACAAGGCCGCGCTGATCTGGTTCAAGGCGCTCACCACCAAGTTCACCAGCACCACGAACTACGCGGGCGCCCGCACCGGCACGGTCGCCGTCGCCACCGAGCTGTACGGCGCCGGCAGCGCCGAGGTCAAGGCCGTCGAGCACGCCTGGGCCGGCGTCAACGTCGGGGCCCGCCCCGGTGGCGGCGACCCGGGCACGGGCAAGGTCTTCGAGAACACCGCGGACGTCTCCATCCCGGACAACGGCGCCGCCGTCACCTCGACCGTCGACGTCACCGGCGTCGCGGGCAACGCCCCCTCCGCCCTCAAGGTCGACGTCGACATCGTCCACACCTGGCGCGGCGACCTGGTCGTCGACCTGGTCGCCCCGGACGGCTCGGTCTACAACCTGAAGCCGTACAGCTCGTCCGACTCGGCCGACAACGTGAAGGCGACCTACACGGTCAACGCCTCCAGCGAGGTCGCCAACGGCGCCTGGAAGCTCCGCGTCCAGGACCGGGCCGCGCAGGACACCGGCTACATCAACGGGTTCAAGCTCACCTTCCCGTAG
- a CDS encoding ABC transporter ATP-binding protein gives MTTREERRGKGPAPRAEHATAAHEERAEPTPEERAAAEQAAERDRFDRDQLPAPAGATGALLRSLLAPRRARVALSALLLLLQQAAVQAGPLVVAYAIDRAVPALRQGDRGPLVAVAVGYGLCAVGAGLFQYAFTRTSARVNQDVLLDLRGRIFRHAQALSVDFHERYTSGRLISRSTTDVESLRELLSEGLQELVNVVVSFVAISLLLLWLDLGIGAVAVASFGPLYLLVRYYRRRASRAFSARSTAIAAVIVKFAETMNGIRPVRAFRRERGNDEVFGALNHHHERRNGDAILEMARYVVGSRLVANTAVAGMVLWGAYRVADGTLALGVLAAAVLYVRRLYDPIDRLAMFLNAYESAAASLEKIAGLLAQEPTVPEPAVSRELPPRPAGAPGREVVFEGVRFAYRTGGEVLPRFDLTVPAGQTVAVVGSTGAGKSTLAKLLARFYDPSEGRVLLDGVDLRDLTTPELRRGVVMVTQEAFLFSGTVAENIALGRPDATRDEIERAAKAIGAHDFIAALPDGYDTDVRKRGGRISAGQRQLVAFARALLADPGVLILDEATSSLDIPGERAVQRAMDTVLHGRTAVVIAHRLSTVEIADRVLVMEHGRIVEDGPPERLITGDGRFAGLHRAWRESVVG, from the coding sequence ATGACGACACGGGAGGAACGGCGGGGAAAGGGGCCCGCGCCCCGGGCGGAGCACGCGACCGCCGCACACGAGGAACGGGCGGAGCCCACCCCCGAGGAGCGGGCCGCGGCGGAACAGGCGGCGGAACGGGACCGGTTCGACCGGGACCAGCTGCCCGCCCCCGCGGGCGCCACGGGCGCGCTGCTGCGGTCGCTGCTGGCGCCCCGGCGGGCGCGGGTGGCGCTGTCGGCGCTGCTGCTCCTGCTCCAGCAGGCGGCGGTGCAGGCCGGGCCGCTCGTCGTGGCGTACGCGATCGACCGGGCCGTGCCGGCCCTGCGCCAGGGGGACCGGGGGCCGCTGGTCGCGGTGGCGGTCGGGTACGGGCTGTGCGCGGTGGGGGCCGGGCTGTTCCAGTACGCCTTCACCCGGACGTCCGCGCGCGTCAACCAGGACGTGCTGCTGGACCTGCGGGGCCGGATCTTCCGCCACGCCCAGGCGCTCAGCGTCGACTTCCACGAGCGCTACACCTCCGGGCGGCTCATCTCCCGGTCGACGACCGACGTGGAGTCACTGCGGGAGCTGCTGAGCGAGGGCCTGCAGGAACTGGTCAACGTGGTGGTGTCGTTCGTGGCGATCTCACTGCTCCTGCTCTGGCTGGACCTGGGCATCGGCGCCGTCGCGGTGGCGTCGTTCGGGCCGCTGTACCTGCTGGTGCGGTACTACCGGCGGCGCGCGTCGCGGGCGTTCAGCGCCCGGTCCACTGCCATCGCGGCGGTCATCGTGAAGTTCGCGGAGACGATGAACGGCATCCGGCCGGTGCGCGCGTTCCGCCGGGAGCGCGGCAACGACGAGGTGTTCGGCGCCCTCAACCACCACCACGAGCGGCGCAACGGCGACGCGATCCTGGAGATGGCCCGGTACGTGGTCGGCTCCCGCCTCGTCGCCAACACGGCCGTCGCCGGCATGGTCCTGTGGGGCGCGTACCGGGTCGCCGACGGCACCCTCGCACTGGGCGTGCTCGCCGCGGCCGTGCTGTATGTGCGGCGGCTGTACGACCCGATCGACCGGCTCGCGATGTTCCTCAACGCCTACGAGTCCGCCGCCGCCTCCCTGGAGAAGATCGCCGGACTCCTCGCGCAGGAGCCGACGGTGCCCGAGCCGGCCGTCTCCCGCGAACTGCCGCCCCGCCCGGCCGGCGCGCCGGGCCGGGAGGTCGTCTTCGAGGGGGTGCGCTTCGCCTACCGCACGGGCGGCGAGGTGCTGCCGCGCTTCGACCTGACGGTCCCGGCGGGCCAGACGGTCGCGGTCGTCGGCTCGACCGGGGCGGGCAAGTCGACCCTCGCGAAACTGCTGGCGCGGTTCTACGACCCGTCCGAGGGGCGCGTCCTCCTCGACGGCGTCGACCTGCGCGACCTCACCACGCCGGAGCTGCGGCGCGGGGTGGTGATGGTGACGCAGGAGGCGTTCCTGTTCTCCGGGACGGTCGCCGAGAACATCGCCCTCGGCCGCCCCGACGCGACCCGCGACGAGATCGAGCGCGCCGCGAAGGCGATCGGCGCGCACGACTTCATCGCGGCCCTGCCCGACGGGTACGACACGGACGTGCGCAAGCGCGGCGGACGCATCTCGGCCGGCCAGCGCCAGCTGGTCGCCTTCGCCCGCGCGCTGCTGGCCGACCCGGGGGTGCTGATCCTCGACGAGGCGACCAGCTCCCTGGACATCCCCGGCGAACGGGCGGTGCAGCGCGCGATGGACACCGTTCTGCACGGGCGGACGGCCGTGGTGATCGCGCACCGCCTGTCCACCGTGGAGATCGCCGACCGGGTGCTGGTCATGGAGCACGGCCGGATCGTCGAGGACGGCCCCCCGGAGCGCCTCATCACCGGCGACGGCCGCTTCGCCGGACTCCACCGGGCGTGGCGGGAGAGCGTCGTCGGCTGA
- a CDS encoding ABC transporter ATP-binding protein — MPSSPPPAAPSPVAKRSAVRSLLRLWPYLRPVRGRFFAAAFVAVVASCLSLVIPLVLKWMVDGPVADRDPGGVWLGALALLGLGVTEAVLFGLRRWLVARPMTAVEAALRRDLYQRLQRLPVAFHDRWASGQLLSRGTTDLSLLRMFLVFPLTFLFVNAVTVLVGFVVLLWQDWGLGLVLLLPVVPLIVGCSLFETRYSRVARAAQDQVGDVTTVVEESVLGIRVVKGFGRHRSQARAFAVLAERLRGTELGKARLLASIWAFITIVPELAIGAALVLGTVRVADGELSAGTLVAFLSTALALRWPVESIGFLLAMSQEAATATERYFEVMDQAEEDPGGPPAAAAAATAPRDARGGVVFEGVSFRYPDAPPDAPPVLRGVDLHIRPGETMALVGATGSGKTTLTALVPRLHELTSGRVLLDGEDIAAMPRERLRTLVAVAFEEPTLFSASVRENVLMGAGAGAGDVELRRALDVAQAGFVDDLPQGPATEVGEQGLSLSGGQRQRLALARAVVGEPRFLVLDDPLSALDVHTEALVEAALREVLSGTTALVVAHRPSTVLLADRVALLSEGRIAAVGTHQELLRSSTEYAWLMSGAEGEGR, encoded by the coding sequence ATGCCTTCCTCGCCCCCACCCGCCGCCCCGTCCCCCGTCGCCAAGCGCTCCGCCGTGCGTTCCCTGCTGCGGCTGTGGCCGTACCTGCGCCCCGTCCGGGGGCGCTTCTTCGCGGCGGCGTTCGTCGCCGTCGTCGCGTCCTGTCTGAGCCTGGTCATCCCGCTGGTCCTGAAGTGGATGGTGGACGGGCCCGTCGCGGACCGCGACCCGGGCGGGGTGTGGCTGGGGGCGCTGGCGCTGCTGGGACTGGGCGTCACCGAGGCGGTGCTGTTCGGGCTCCGCCGCTGGCTGGTGGCCCGGCCGATGACGGCGGTGGAGGCGGCGCTGCGCCGGGACCTGTACCAGCGGCTCCAGCGGCTGCCCGTGGCCTTCCACGACCGGTGGGCGTCGGGTCAGCTGCTGTCGCGCGGGACGACGGACCTGTCGCTGCTGCGGATGTTCCTCGTCTTCCCGCTGACGTTCCTCTTCGTCAACGCCGTGACGGTGCTCGTGGGCTTCGTCGTGCTGCTGTGGCAGGACTGGGGCCTGGGGCTGGTGCTGCTCCTGCCGGTGGTGCCGCTGATCGTGGGCTGCTCCCTGTTCGAGACGCGGTACTCGCGGGTGGCGCGCGCGGCGCAGGACCAGGTGGGCGACGTGACGACGGTGGTCGAGGAGAGCGTCCTCGGCATCCGCGTGGTCAAGGGCTTCGGCCGGCACCGCAGCCAGGCCCGCGCCTTCGCCGTGCTGGCGGAGCGGCTGCGCGGCACCGAGCTGGGCAAGGCCCGGCTGCTGGCGTCGATCTGGGCGTTCATCACGATCGTCCCGGAGCTGGCGATCGGCGCCGCCCTCGTGCTGGGCACGGTGCGGGTCGCCGACGGGGAGCTGTCGGCGGGGACCCTGGTGGCGTTCCTGTCGACGGCGCTGGCGCTGCGGTGGCCTGTGGAGTCGATAGGCTTCCTGCTGGCCATGAGCCAGGAGGCCGCGACGGCGACGGAGCGGTACTTCGAGGTGATGGACCAGGCTGAGGAGGACCCGGGCGGCCCGCCGGCCGCCGCCGCTGCCGCTACCGCCCCGCGGGACGCGCGCGGCGGGGTGGTGTTCGAGGGCGTGTCCTTCCGCTACCCCGACGCGCCGCCGGACGCACCGCCCGTGCTGCGCGGGGTCGACCTGCACATCCGCCCCGGCGAGACCATGGCGCTGGTGGGCGCGACCGGGTCGGGCAAGACGACGCTCACGGCGCTGGTGCCGCGGCTGCACGAGCTGACGTCGGGGCGCGTCCTGCTGGACGGCGAGGACATCGCGGCCATGCCCCGCGAGCGCCTGCGGACGCTGGTCGCGGTGGCGTTCGAGGAGCCGACGCTCTTCTCGGCGAGCGTCCGGGAGAACGTCCTCATGGGCGCCGGCGCCGGCGCGGGGGACGTGGAGCTGCGGCGCGCGCTGGACGTGGCGCAGGCGGGCTTCGTCGACGACCTGCCGCAGGGCCCGGCCACCGAGGTCGGCGAACAGGGCCTGAGCCTGTCCGGCGGGCAGCGCCAGCGGCTGGCGCTCGCCCGGGCGGTGGTGGGCGAGCCCCGCTTCCTCGTCCTCGACGACCCGCTGTCGGCGCTCGACGTGCACACGGAGGCGCTGGTGGAGGCCGCGCTGCGGGAGGTGCTGAGCGGTACGACGGCGCTGGTGGTGGCGCACCGCCCGTCGACGGTGCTGCTGGCCGACCGGGTCGCCCTCCTCTCGGAGGGCCGGATCGCGGCGGTCGGCACCCACCAGGAGCTGCTGCGGAGCAGCACGGAGTACGCGTGGCTGATGTCGGGTGCGGAGGGCGAGGGGCGATGA